The genomic DNA GTTAAtgcttaaatgtaaatattcttacagcagcagctcttctgctttcaaaaaaggaaattcaatTTCTGCTGGTGTTTCATTTCTACAGAGGTGTCATGTGACACCCCCCAGATTCCTCACGGCCATGTTACTGATCCTCCTAAAGTGTACAGAGAAAACGAACATCTGAATTTTGTTTGTGATAACAAATACAAACCTGCTGATGACAGACGTTCAAGGTGCCTAAAAGTTGGATCTGAAGCAGTGTGGAGCCCCACACCTCAATGTACGGGTAAGTATCAACtaatacacatttttctgttttaacatgTGCGTTTGGTTTAGTTCCAATGAACTAACAAATAATCTgctctacttttcttttttttcttttttaccaaaTCCAGTAAAACAATGTAAAGTGAATTTGCCGCCAATCCCGGGAACAAGATATAACCGTTATGACAAAAGCATGTTCTCACCTGGTGACACATTNNNNNNNNNNNNNNNNNNNNNNNNNNNNNNNNNNNNNNNNNNNNNNNNNNNNNNNNNNNNNNNNNNNNNNNNNNNNNNNNNNNNNNNNNNNNNNNNNNNNNNNNNNNNNNNNNNNNNNNNNNNNNNNNNNNNNNNNAAGTTTTCCTGATAACTGCATCCTTTTGTTTTAGATGTTTCATGTCATGACCGACGAGACCAATATCTGCTTTACTTTAATGATTATTGGGGACGAAGAAAAATGAATGACCGTGTACCTTATTCTTGCAAAAGAG from Oryzias melastigma strain HK-1 unplaced genomic scaffold, ASM292280v2 sc03669, whole genome shotgun sequence includes the following:
- the LOC112140667 gene encoding LOW QUALITY PROTEIN: complement receptor type 1-like (The sequence of the model RefSeq protein was modified relative to this genomic sequence to represent the inferred CDS: substituted 2 bases at 2 genomic stop codons): SGDPEDGTYGNVIRFSCKSRNQILKGPTEIYCDESGEWSGNVPECKEVSCDTPQIPHGHVTDPPKVYRENEHLNFVCDNKYKPADDRRSRCLKVGSEAVWSPTPQCTVKQCKVNLPPIPGTRYNRYDKSMFSPGDTXXXXXXXXXXXXXXXXXXXXXXXXXXXXXXXXXXXXXXXXXXXXXXKFSXXLHPFVLDVSCHDRRDQYLLYFNDYWGRRKMNDRVPYSCKRGYEKPSGVTHATCTRDGWMPERLCEGIDL